The DNA segment ATTTGATGACGTTTATCTTGCATTAGATGGAGCATTGCCAGACCAGTAACAAGCTTAGCCATCAATACTGTTCCGTTAGAAGCAGCACTATCAATATCTTCAAATGACTCTTGTTGCTGCCCTTGTTTAGCGACGACAAATTCAAGTCTGAACAAGTCTGCCACTCTTAAGCCTTGGCGTGCATTGCCTTCTTCTATCAGAAGGCTCTTCGCTCGGTCTAACTCTACATCATCAAGAATGCTACCTTGATCAAACAGCTCGAAACTCTGACCACTTTCAGTTTGCTCTGCTTGCTGTATTAGTACATTCATCGCATCGACAAGCTGATTCTCCTCAACGGGTTCAATTTTGAAAATTTTAAGGTCAGACAACTGCCTGTGACTGATTAGCCTGTTAAATTCTTTCATCTTACTTTGTAGAGCATAGAGTCCACCGCGTAGCTCTCTTAGACTCGCTGTGACGTTTACCACTGCCGAGCGGGCACGTCTTTCCAACGCTTTCTTCTCATTATCTAAACAATGACTGAATTGAATGATGCCTTTTAACTCTTCATCCTGAGTTTGCGCCATCTGGAACTTTGTAAGCCCCTTCTGAGCTAACTCATTTTTTATGTGGCGCAAGTCTTTGGACAATTTATCGAAGTCTTTGCAATCCTCGATAAACTGTTCGAGGCGAACAGGTAGATACTCAAGAGACCACTCATCCATCACTATCCATGGGGTATGTGGTTGATCCGAAAGCATGCTAAACAGCGATTGATCATCAATTCTTTGATTTTTTAGCTTTTCAACATTTTCATTATCCGTTTTAAGCTGAGCTAGCTTACCTGCAATTTCATTGATTTGAGTCGTTATCGTTTTATGCCTTTGTTCTGCATTATCTAGCTCAGCAGTAATGGTTTTTAGCTCTTGCTCAAGCGTCTCTTTTTGCTCAGATCGCTGAGCCTGACTTTTTGTTAACTGTTGAAGCTTTTGGTAATCCTCAAGATCCTGTTCACACTGTTTGACTGCGCTATTTAATTCACTCTTTTTCCTCTCAGCAGTTTCGCTTTCTCTACTTACTTCAAGCAGTTGTTTTAGTTCCGTTATTTGCTTATTAACATCACCTATTTCCTCTACCAGCTCCTGTTCTGTTTTTTGAACATGCTGAGGAATAAGCGCCTCAAGTGAAAGTTTTAAACCTGAAAACCAGAGTTGCTCAGACGATTCACCATTGAGCATGTATCGAAGCTGATTGATGTCAAACGAATACTTCGAAGGTGGCAGTTGCATTACTCGTTGGCTAAGTACTTTGTTCAGCTTTTCTAATTCATCTACACTAAGCACCTTAGAAAGATGAAGGTATAAATTGTCGCCCAACGTTTGATGTTGAGAGTGCAACCTTTGCAGCTGATCTTGCTTCTCTTCCAACTGTTTGCCAATCGCGG comes from the Vibrio gangliei genome and includes:
- a CDS encoding coiled-coil domain-containing protein → MLSYGFQRLALIGSAGYQRAELPLDDSVSLIAPNNHGKTSLINALQFLLIIDQRRMDFGSHSLEKARRFYFPNNSAYILLEVILPQTGTVVFGCVGKGVGYDYEYFAYKGELNLDDFRLDDGNIVAQPKLVNHLATKKHRVYKFNDKEFRHSLYGGSKSKKASDIDFTVFKLEHVSDARSFQQVLTKTLRLDKLNSSDVKDYLLKIFSRELPNSSIDFKQEWEKAFQDINLEREQYLAAVNNIETIQELEQKFERTLSLRGKISACQPKVNELLQDWHGHVQTLTKNLSTKKTELEQTQRDLRSQDIARAGKRTDLTNKLEELNRIEKQQQELEERFTLIPEQSFLERQLKATEQKYDAQAALCVQSQRSSSAAIGKQLEEKQDQLQRLHSQHQTLGDNLYLHLSKVLSVDELEKLNKVLSQRVMQLPPSKYSFDINQLRYMLNGESSEQLWFSGLKLSLEALIPQHVQKTEQELVEEIGDVNKQITELKQLLEVSRESETAERKKSELNSAVKQCEQDLEDYQKLQQLTKSQAQRSEQKETLEQELKTITAELDNAEQRHKTITTQINEIAGKLAQLKTDNENVEKLKNQRIDDQSLFSMLSDQPHTPWIVMDEWSLEYLPVRLEQFIEDCKDFDKLSKDLRHIKNELAQKGLTKFQMAQTQDEELKGIIQFSHCLDNEKKALERRARSAVVNVTASLRELRGGLYALQSKMKEFNRLISHRQLSDLKIFKIEPVEENQLVDAMNVLIQQAEQTESGQSFELFDQGSILDDVELDRAKSLLIEEGNARQGLRVADLFRLEFVVAKQGQQQESFEDIDSAASNGTVLMAKLVTGLAMLHLMQDKRHQMKAVCYLDEALALDTKNQANLIEIANQFSFALIFASPAPLTTARYCVPIHQANGKNHISKNSWQIFEPIESQELSQPQVEPSL